In Rheinheimera sp. MM224, one DNA window encodes the following:
- the ispF gene encoding 2-C-methyl-D-erythritol 2,4-cyclodiphosphate synthase: MPFRIGHGFDVHAFGGEGPITLGGVKIPYQQGLLAHSDGDVVLHAVSDALLGAMALGDIGHHFPDTDAAFKGIDSRILLRKVFADVKALGYEVGNLDVTIMAQAPKMAPHVDAMRACIAEDLVCGLSQVNVKATTTEKLGFVGRKEGIAVEAVVLLVKS, encoded by the coding sequence ATGCCGTTTCGTATTGGCCATGGTTTTGACGTACACGCTTTTGGTGGCGAAGGCCCCATTACTTTAGGTGGCGTAAAAATACCTTATCAGCAAGGTTTGCTGGCGCATTCAGATGGCGATGTGGTATTGCATGCCGTATCAGACGCTTTATTAGGTGCTATGGCCTTAGGTGATATAGGCCATCATTTCCCGGACACAGACGCAGCCTTTAAAGGCATAGACAGCCGTATTTTATTACGCAAGGTGTTTGCTGATGTCAAAGCTTTAGGTTATGAAGTGGGTAATCTGGATGTGACCATTATGGCGCAGGCACCAAAAATGGCGCCTCATGTCGATGCGATGCGTGCCTGTATTGCCGAAGATCTGGTTTGTGGTTTGTCTCAAGTGAATGTGAAAGCCACGACCACTGAAAAATTGGGGTTTGTCGGGCGTAAAGAAGGCATTGCCGTCGAAGCCGTCGTGTTGTTGGTGAAGTCCTGA
- the ftsB gene encoding cell division protein FtsB, with product MRLLVLLLLTLLAALQHRLWLGQHSVMEYWAHKTELAKMEQQNEVLAKRNKLLKADVTDLQIGLDAIEERARNELGLIRQDEVFFRIITPLDKK from the coding sequence ATGCGCCTGTTGGTTTTATTGCTACTCACGCTGCTTGCAGCTCTTCAACACCGCTTGTGGCTTGGCCAACATAGCGTGATGGAGTATTGGGCGCATAAAACTGAACTCGCCAAGATGGAACAACAAAATGAAGTGCTGGCTAAGCGTAATAAATTACTGAAGGCCGACGTCACTGACCTGCAAATAGGGTTGGATGCGATTGAAGAGCGCGCCCGTAACGAACTGGGTTTGATTAGACAAGACGAAGTATTTTTCCGGATTATTACCCCGCTGGATAAAAAATGA
- the surE gene encoding 5'/3'-nucleotidase SurE: MRILLSNDDGVYAKGIQVLQQALSEIAEVTTVGPDRNCSGASNSLTLLNPLRTQQLDNGFIAVNGTPTDCVHLAISQLLAETPDLVVAGINHGANLGDDVLYSGTVAAATEGRHLGLPAIAVSLAGRDEQHFATAAYVTVQVIKKLKSHPLPADQILNINVPAVPLDQLRGIQVTRLGRRHKAETMQSSTDPWGRPIYWYGSLGPELDAGPGTDFYAIAQGYASITPLHVDMTAYRSMELLTDWLDGIEC; this comes from the coding sequence ATGCGGATTTTATTAAGTAACGACGATGGTGTTTATGCCAAAGGCATACAGGTGCTGCAGCAGGCCTTATCTGAAATTGCAGAAGTCACTACTGTAGGGCCAGATCGCAATTGCAGCGGTGCCAGTAACTCGCTGACGTTGCTTAATCCATTGCGCACCCAGCAACTGGACAATGGTTTTATTGCAGTCAATGGCACACCAACCGACTGTGTGCATTTAGCTATTAGCCAGTTATTGGCTGAAACCCCCGATCTGGTGGTGGCTGGTATTAACCACGGCGCTAATTTAGGTGACGACGTGCTGTATTCAGGCACTGTGGCTGCAGCTACCGAAGGCCGTCATTTAGGTTTACCTGCTATTGCAGTGTCGTTAGCGGGACGGGATGAACAACATTTTGCCACTGCAGCCTACGTCACTGTGCAGGTGATTAAAAAGCTAAAGTCTCATCCGCTGCCTGCTGACCAAATTTTAAATATTAATGTACCAGCTGTGCCTTTAGATCAGCTGCGCGGCATTCAGGTGACTCGTTTAGGGCGTCGCCATAAAGCGGAAACGATGCAAAGCTCAACCGACCCTTGGGGTCGGCCAATCTATTGGTATGGCTCTTTAGGGCCAGAGCTTGATGCAGGCCCGGGCACAGACTTTTATGCCATAGCTCAGGGCTATGCTTCTATTACGCCTTTGCATGTGGATATGACGGCATATCGCAGTATGGAATTATTAACGGACTGGTTAGATGGAATTGAGTGTTAA
- a CDS encoding protein-L-isoaspartate(D-aspartate) O-methyltransferase, producing MAVVTHRSAAVLAQKLQQDGIKDAKVLSAIAQTPRHLFVEAVLAHKAYENTALPIGQGQTISQPYIVAKMTELLLQSPQCQKVLEIGTGSGYQTAVLARLFSQVCSVERIKSLQFQAKRRLQQLDLHNVSMKHGDGWLGWASKAPFDCIIVTAAPHEVPQALLQQLAEGGRLVIPVGAQEQVLRVFTRVGDEFEQKDVEAVRFVPLVPGELA from the coding sequence ATGGCAGTAGTCACCCATCGTAGTGCCGCAGTATTGGCACAAAAACTTCAGCAGGATGGAATTAAGGACGCGAAAGTCTTATCAGCCATTGCGCAAACACCAAGACATTTGTTTGTTGAGGCAGTACTGGCGCATAAAGCCTATGAAAATACCGCTTTGCCCATAGGCCAGGGGCAGACGATTTCACAGCCTTATATAGTGGCGAAAATGACCGAGTTATTGCTGCAATCACCACAGTGTCAAAAGGTGCTGGAAATTGGCACTGGCTCTGGTTATCAGACAGCTGTATTGGCGCGATTATTTTCACAGGTTTGTAGTGTAGAACGGATAAAGTCGTTGCAGTTCCAGGCTAAACGCCGTTTGCAGCAGCTGGATTTACACAATGTATCGATGAAACATGGGGATGGCTGGCTGGGGTGGGCCAGTAAAGCCCCTTTTGACTGCATTATAGTCACAGCGGCACCGCACGAGGTGCCACAAGCCTTGTTGCAGCAACTGGCGGAAGGTGGCCGTTTAGTGATCCCTGTTGGTGCTCAGGAACAAGTTTTAAGAGTATTCACCCGGGTGGGTGATGAGTTTGAACAAAAAGACGTAGAAGCTGTGCGTTTTGTGCCCCTAGTGCCTGGTGAGCTGGCCTGA
- the eno gene encoding phosphopyruvate hydratase, translating to MSEIVNIIAREIMDSRGNPTVEADVFLASGAMGRGCAPSGASTGTREALELRDGDKSRYLGKGVRTAVANIDGPIKAALLGKSAYKQAEVDQIMIDLDGTESKSKLGANAILAVSLAVARAAAADKKIPLYQHIADLNGTPGVYSMPVPMMNIINGGEHADNNVDIQEFMVQPVGAKTFAEALRMGAEIFHQLKKELHSQGLNTAVGDEGGFAPDLKSNEEALTVISKAVASAGYELNKDITLALDCAASEFYVDGKYKLSGEGKEFTSYEFNDFLAGLATRFPIISIEDGLDESDWDGWKDMTNKMGDKIQLVGDDLFVTNTKILTRGIEQGIGNSILIKFNQIGSLTETLAAIKMAKDAGFTAVISHRSGETEDSFIADLAVGTAAGQIKTGSLCRSDRVSKYNQLLRIEQELGAKAPYRGRVEIKGQA from the coding sequence ATGTCTGAGATCGTCAATATTATCGCCCGTGAGATCATGGATTCACGCGGTAACCCAACAGTAGAAGCCGACGTTTTCCTGGCCAGTGGTGCTATGGGTCGTGGCTGTGCGCCATCAGGTGCTTCTACTGGTACCCGTGAAGCTTTAGAGCTGCGCGACGGTGACAAAAGCCGTTATTTAGGTAAAGGCGTGCGTACTGCAGTTGCCAATATCGATGGCCCAATCAAAGCAGCTTTATTGGGTAAAAGTGCCTATAAGCAAGCTGAAGTGGACCAGATCATGATCGATCTGGATGGCACTGAGTCTAAATCTAAATTAGGCGCTAATGCTATTCTGGCTGTGTCTTTAGCTGTAGCCCGCGCAGCTGCTGCTGACAAAAAAATCCCACTGTATCAGCACATTGCCGACTTAAACGGCACACCAGGTGTGTACTCCATGCCAGTACCTATGATGAACATCATCAACGGTGGTGAGCATGCGGATAACAACGTCGATATTCAGGAATTTATGGTGCAGCCTGTTGGCGCTAAAACTTTCGCTGAAGCTCTGCGTATGGGCGCTGAAATTTTCCATCAGCTGAAAAAAGAACTGCACAGCCAGGGCTTAAATACAGCTGTAGGTGATGAAGGTGGTTTTGCTCCGGATCTGAAATCAAACGAAGAAGCTTTAACTGTGATTTCTAAAGCTGTGGCTTCAGCTGGTTATGAGCTGAACAAAGACATCACTTTAGCCTTAGACTGCGCTGCATCTGAGTTTTATGTTGATGGTAAGTACAAACTGTCTGGCGAAGGCAAAGAATTCACTTCCTATGAGTTCAATGACTTCCTGGCTGGTTTAGCCACCCGTTTCCCTATCATTTCTATTGAAGACGGTTTAGACGAATCGGATTGGGATGGCTGGAAAGACATGACCAATAAAATGGGCGATAAAATCCAACTGGTAGGCGACGATTTATTCGTCACCAACACCAAGATTCTGACCCGTGGTATTGAGCAGGGCATTGGTAACTCTATCCTGATCAAATTTAACCAAATTGGTAGCTTAACTGAAACTTTAGCCGCCATTAAAATGGCGAAAGATGCGGGTTTCACTGCAGTTATTTCTCACCGTTCAGGCGAAACTGAAGATTCCTTTATTGCTGACTTAGCTGTAGGTACAGCTGCTGGTCAAATCAAAACAGGTTCTTTATGCCGCTCAGACCGCGTGTCTAAGTACAACCAATTACTGCGTATTGAGCAGGAATTAGGTGCTAAAGCCCCGTACCGTGGCCGTGTAGAAATTAAAGGCCAGGCGTAA
- the truD gene encoding tRNA pseudouridine(13) synthase TruD, protein MAFSKEASAVELPKLSYLYGQPETTALLRVQPDDFIVVEELSFTPTGAGEHMLLLVEKIGQNTQYVAKLLAELVGCKARQVSYAGLKDRHAVTRQWFCVPVPIKQQLNWQEWNIEGVKILDSIRHQRRLKLGSIKYNEFTLTLRDVSDIPALLERLELVKKGVPNYYGEQRFGIQGGNLRLAEQLFSGGGIEDRKIRGLALSASRSFLFNLQVDARVKAGTFNQILTGEVVQLDGSGSIFKVPQVDDTLRQRLLEADIHPTAGLSGLGEPLTTADALAFEQQSLQNWQHWVDKLAELNVRAERRSIRVLPAELKAEVQDQNVQISFKLYSGCFATSVLRELVNYQDVQRNYATLD, encoded by the coding sequence ATGGCTTTTTCTAAAGAAGCTTCGGCGGTCGAATTACCAAAGCTAAGTTATTTATACGGTCAGCCTGAAACCACAGCTTTATTACGTGTGCAACCTGATGATTTTATTGTGGTTGAGGAGTTGAGTTTTACACCAACCGGCGCTGGCGAGCATATGTTGCTGCTGGTGGAAAAAATTGGTCAGAATACACAGTATGTTGCCAAGTTGCTGGCTGAATTGGTCGGCTGCAAAGCCCGACAGGTCAGTTATGCTGGTTTAAAAGACCGGCATGCTGTAACCCGCCAGTGGTTTTGTGTGCCTGTGCCTATCAAACAACAATTAAACTGGCAGGAATGGAATATCGAAGGCGTTAAAATTCTCGATAGTATCCGCCATCAGCGCCGGTTAAAGTTAGGCTCGATAAAATACAACGAATTTACCCTGACGTTACGGGATGTCAGTGATATTCCTGCACTGTTAGAGCGGTTAGAGTTGGTTAAAAAAGGCGTGCCGAATTATTACGGCGAACAGCGTTTTGGTATTCAGGGCGGTAATTTACGTTTAGCTGAACAGCTGTTTTCTGGCGGTGGTATTGAAGATCGGAAAATACGGGGTTTGGCTTTGTCGGCCAGTCGTTCTTTTTTGTTTAATTTACAAGTCGATGCCCGGGTCAAAGCTGGTACTTTTAATCAGATTTTGACTGGTGAAGTGGTACAACTGGATGGTTCTGGTTCTATTTTTAAAGTGCCGCAGGTCGATGATACCTTACGGCAGCGTTTGCTCGAGGCTGATATTCATCCTACTGCCGGTTTGTCGGGGTTAGGCGAGCCATTAACTACAGCGGATGCGCTGGCTTTTGAACAACAAAGTCTGCAAAATTGGCAGCATTGGGTCGACAAACTGGCCGAGCTCAACGTCAGAGCTGAGCGTCGCTCTATCCGGGTTTTGCCGGCAGAACTAAAGGCCGAAGTACAAGACCAGAATGTGCAAATAAGCTTTAAATTATATTCAGGTTGTTTTGCCACTTCCGTATTGCGGGAGCTGGTAAATTATCAGGATGTACAACGTAATTACGCCACTTTGGATTAA
- the ispD gene encoding 2-C-methyl-D-erythritol 4-phosphate cytidylyltransferase, producing the protein MTAIPAIATVIPAAGVGKRMKADKPKQYLPLCGVTVLEQTLRRLKQVPALQQFYLALSPDDPYFPTLPLATDPHIQRLDGGAERANSVLNALVQVDATAFPWVLVHDAARPVVRVSDIELLIDSCIEAGQGGILATPVRDTMKRGSDTVQHTVGHTVDRAGLWHAYTPQLFPTALLRDALQQALAQGVAITDEASAMEWAGLPVLLVQGHADNIKITQAEDLALAAFYLEHSV; encoded by the coding sequence ATGACCGCTATTCCTGCTATTGCGACTGTGATCCCAGCCGCTGGTGTTGGCAAACGAATGAAGGCGGATAAGCCCAAACAGTACCTGCCACTTTGTGGTGTGACTGTGCTGGAGCAGACTCTGCGTCGCTTAAAACAAGTTCCTGCTTTACAGCAGTTTTATCTGGCGTTAAGCCCGGACGATCCTTATTTTCCCACATTGCCTTTAGCGACTGACCCGCACATTCAACGGCTGGATGGTGGTGCTGAACGTGCCAACTCAGTGCTGAATGCTTTAGTTCAGGTTGATGCCACAGCCTTTCCATGGGTGCTGGTGCATGACGCTGCTCGTCCTGTAGTGCGGGTTAGTGATATCGAACTTTTAATTGATAGCTGCATCGAAGCTGGTCAGGGTGGCATTTTAGCTACGCCAGTGCGCGATACCATGAAACGTGGTTCAGACACTGTACAGCACACTGTTGGCCATACTGTTGATCGGGCAGGTTTATGGCACGCCTATACGCCGCAGTTGTTTCCGACAGCTTTGCTCAGAGATGCACTGCAACAGGCTTTAGCCCAGGGTGTGGCCATTACCGATGAAGCCAGCGCTATGGAATGGGCAGGATTGCCTGTGCTTTTGGTGCAAGGACATGCTGACAATATCAAAATTACTCAGGCTGAAGATTTAGCTTTGGCCGCTTTTTATCTGGAGCATTCTGTATGA
- the lysS gene encoding lysine--tRNA ligase has protein sequence MSEQNTPIEEHQDVNKLIAERKHKLAGLRELGNPFPNDFRRDATSDQIHAQYEHLSKEELEEKKIRVTVAGRMMLRRIMGKASFTTIQDVGGKLQLYVARDSLAENVYNEGFKKWDLGDIVGGSGVLFKTQTGELTVWLDEIRLLTKALRPLPDKFHGLTDQEACYRQRYLDLIVNDQSRKTFLIRSKTVAYIRQFFNSKGFLEVETPMLQSIPGGASARPFETHHNALDMQMFLRIAPELYLKRLVVGGFEKVFELNRNFRNEGVSTRHNPEFTMLEFYWAYADYNDLMDITEELFRGLAQSVLGTTEVPYQGNLFDFGKPFARMSVTESILHYNPEVKIEQLTTREAVAELAKSLGIEVKANYGHGRILMEVFDELVETKLQQPTFITEYPAEISPLARRNDHNPEITDRFEFFIGGRELGNGFSELNDAEDQAERFREQVAQKEAGDDEAMYYDEDFVTALEHGLPPTAGQGIGIDRLVMLLADAPSIRDVILFPHMRHTDKHGS, from the coding sequence ATGTCTGAACAGAATACTCCTATTGAAGAACATCAAGACGTTAATAAACTGATTGCTGAGCGTAAACATAAGCTGGCTGGATTACGTGAACTGGGTAACCCATTCCCAAACGACTTTCGCCGTGATGCCACTTCGGATCAGATCCATGCCCAGTACGAGCATCTGAGCAAGGAAGAGCTGGAAGAGAAAAAAATCCGTGTCACTGTAGCAGGTCGTATGATGCTGCGTCGTATCATGGGTAAAGCCAGCTTTACTACTATTCAGGACGTGGGCGGCAAGCTGCAGTTGTATGTAGCACGCGACAGTCTGGCCGAAAATGTCTACAACGAAGGCTTCAAGAAGTGGGATTTAGGCGACATAGTAGGCGGTAGCGGCGTGTTGTTTAAAACTCAGACCGGTGAGCTGACTGTATGGTTAGACGAAATCCGTTTACTGACCAAAGCCTTGCGTCCATTGCCGGATAAATTCCACGGTTTAACCGATCAGGAAGCGTGTTACCGTCAGCGTTATTTAGATTTGATTGTGAACGATCAGTCACGCAAAACCTTTTTAATCCGTTCAAAAACTGTGGCTTATATCCGTCAGTTCTTTAACAGCAAAGGCTTTTTAGAAGTAGAAACCCCAATGCTGCAAAGCATTCCGGGTGGTGCTTCGGCCCGTCCGTTTGAGACGCACCACAATGCGCTGGATATGCAAATGTTCCTGCGTATTGCACCAGAGCTGTATTTAAAGCGTTTAGTGGTTGGTGGTTTTGAAAAAGTATTTGAGCTGAACCGTAACTTCCGTAACGAAGGCGTTTCAACCCGTCATAACCCGGAATTCACTATGCTGGAATTCTACTGGGCTTATGCCGATTACAACGATTTAATGGATATCACTGAAGAGTTATTCCGTGGTCTGGCGCAGTCTGTGCTGGGTACTACTGAAGTGCCTTATCAGGGCAACCTGTTTGACTTTGGTAAACCTTTTGCCCGTATGTCCGTGACTGAATCTATTCTGCACTACAACCCTGAAGTGAAAATCGAGCAGTTAACCACCCGTGAAGCGGTAGCTGAACTTGCCAAGTCATTAGGTATTGAAGTGAAAGCCAACTATGGTCATGGCCGTATTCTGATGGAAGTCTTTGATGAGCTGGTCGAAACCAAGCTGCAACAACCTACTTTTATCACAGAATACCCGGCAGAGATTTCTCCGCTGGCCCGTCGTAATGATCACAATCCGGAAATCACTGACCGTTTTGAGTTCTTTATCGGTGGTCGTGAATTAGGCAATGGTTTCAGCGAATTAAACGATGCTGAAGATCAGGCTGAACGTTTCCGCGAGCAGGTTGCACAAAAAGAAGCTGGTGATGATGAAGCCATGTACTACGACGAAGATTTCGTTACAGCACTGGAGCATGGTTTACCACCAACAGCGGGTCAGGGTATTGGTATCGACCGTCTGGTGATGTTACTGGCCGACGCGCCAAGCATCCGTGACGTCATTCTGTTCCCGCATATGCGCCATACAGATAAACACGGCTCATAA
- a CDS encoding CTP synthase yields the protein MTTRYIFVTGGVVSSLGKGIAAASLAAILEARGLKVTILKLDPYINLDPGTMSPIQHGEVYVTEDGAETDLDLGHYERFIRTKMTKRNNFTQGRIYSDVLRRERRGDYLGATIQVIPHITNEIKSRVLAGAEGYDIAIVEIGGTVGDIESLPFLEAIRQLGTELGRERAMYMHLTLVPYLGTAGEIKTKPTQHSVKELRSIGIQPDILVCRSDRAIPSNERAKIALFTNVEERAVISLKDVSSIYQIPALLKSQGLDDLVVRRFHITCPEADLTEWEQVLYQESNPTGEITVGMVGKYVELPDAYKSVNEALNHAGLKNRLTVHIKYIDSQDVESKGTDILATVDAILVPGGFGERGVEGKIMAARYARENKVPYLGICLGMQVALIEYARNVAGMKDAHSTEFNKNTPYPVVGLITEWLDSDGNVEQRTDRSDMGGTMRLGSQNCNLKANTKAREIYGSDIVSERHRHRYEVNNNYVAQLEEAGLKISGLSADNQLVEMIEIPTHPWFVAGQFHPEFNSTPRDGHPLFQGFVAAAYKYQKQQLV from the coding sequence ATGACTACAAGATACATCTTCGTGACGGGTGGGGTTGTCTCATCCTTAGGTAAAGGCATTGCTGCTGCATCTTTAGCGGCTATTTTAGAAGCCCGTGGCCTGAAAGTGACCATCCTTAAACTGGATCCGTACATCAACCTGGATCCGGGCACTATGAGCCCAATTCAGCACGGTGAAGTGTACGTCACAGAAGACGGCGCAGAAACCGACCTCGATTTAGGTCACTATGAGCGGTTTATCCGCACCAAAATGACCAAACGTAATAATTTCACCCAAGGCCGCATTTACTCGGACGTATTACGTCGTGAGCGCCGTGGTGATTATTTAGGTGCCACTATTCAGGTGATCCCTCATATCACCAACGAAATCAAAAGCCGCGTACTAGCTGGTGCTGAAGGCTATGACATTGCCATAGTCGAGATCGGCGGCACAGTAGGTGATATCGAATCTTTGCCATTTTTGGAAGCTATTCGTCAGTTAGGTACTGAACTGGGCCGTGAACGCGCCATGTATATGCACCTGACCTTAGTGCCATACCTGGGCACTGCCGGTGAAATCAAAACCAAACCTACTCAGCATTCTGTCAAAGAGCTGCGTTCTATTGGTATTCAGCCGGATATTCTGGTCTGCCGTTCTGACCGTGCTATTCCATCGAACGAGCGCGCTAAGATTGCCCTGTTCACCAACGTGGAAGAACGTGCTGTTATTTCGTTAAAAGACGTCTCCAGTATTTACCAGATCCCTGCGCTGTTAAAGTCCCAGGGTCTGGATGATTTAGTGGTGCGCCGTTTCCACATTACCTGCCCTGAAGCAGACCTGACCGAATGGGAACAGGTGTTGTATCAGGAATCAAACCCTACAGGTGAAATCACTGTAGGTATGGTCGGCAAGTATGTTGAGCTGCCAGATGCCTATAAATCAGTGAACGAAGCGTTAAACCATGCAGGTTTAAAAAACCGTTTAACTGTTCATATCAAATACATCGACTCTCAGGACGTAGAAAGCAAAGGCACAGATATTCTGGCCACTGTGGATGCGATTCTGGTGCCTGGTGGTTTTGGTGAGCGTGGTGTGGAAGGCAAAATTATGGCCGCCCGTTATGCCCGTGAAAACAAAGTGCCTTACCTCGGCATTTGTTTAGGTATGCAAGTAGCGCTGATTGAATATGCCCGCAACGTAGCAGGTATGAAAGACGCGCACTCTACAGAATTTAATAAGAACACGCCTTACCCTGTGGTGGGTCTCATCACAGAATGGCTGGACTCTGATGGTAATGTTGAACAGCGGACCGACAGGTCTGATATGGGCGGCACTATGCGTTTGGGCAGCCAAAACTGTAACCTCAAAGCCAATACAAAGGCCCGCGAGATCTATGGCAGCGACATCGTCAGCGAACGTCATCGTCACAGATACGAAGTGAACAACAACTATGTTGCTCAGCTCGAAGAGGCTGGCTTAAAGATCTCTGGTTTGTCGGCGGACAACCAGCTGGTTGAAATGATTGAAATACCTACACACCCATGGTTTGTGGCGGGTCAGTTCCATCCGGAATTTAACTCAACGCCACGTGACGGACATCCGTTATTCCAGGGCTTCGTGGCCGCCGCTTATAAATATCAGAAACAGCAACTCGTTTAA
- a CDS encoding YqaA family protein, protein MKIFQWMYDKALVWAKHRHAERYLAGLSFTESVIFPIPPDVMLAPMALAQRDKAWRFAWITTLFSVFGGICGYFLGLWLYEPVVLPAVEYMGYQATFAKVEHWFTTYGVWVVFIAGFSPIPYKLFTVGAGLMNMAFFPFVIASFIGRASRFFLVAGLMYWGGDKMQQKLRDIVDWLGWGTVALGGVLYLVYR, encoded by the coding sequence TTGAAAATTTTTCAATGGATGTATGACAAAGCGTTAGTTTGGGCAAAACATCGTCACGCCGAGCGGTATTTAGCGGGGTTAAGTTTTACTGAGTCTGTAATTTTCCCTATTCCGCCAGATGTGATGTTGGCTCCTATGGCTCTGGCGCAAAGAGACAAAGCCTGGCGTTTTGCCTGGATCACTACTTTGTTTTCGGTGTTTGGAGGTATTTGCGGCTATTTCCTCGGTTTATGGTTGTATGAGCCTGTGGTGCTGCCAGCAGTCGAGTATATGGGCTATCAGGCCACTTTTGCCAAGGTCGAACACTGGTTCACTACATATGGCGTCTGGGTGGTGTTTATTGCCGGTTTCTCTCCCATTCCCTATAAGTTATTTACCGTAGGGGCTGGTCTGATGAATATGGCATTTTTCCCTTTTGTTATTGCTTCTTTTATTGGCCGCGCCAGCCGGTTTTTCCTGGTAGCAGGATTGATGTACTGGGGCGGCGATAAAATGCAGCAAAAACTGCGCGATATAGTCGATTGGTTAGGCTGGGGTACTGTGGCTCTTGGCGGTGTTTTATATCTGGTGTATCGCTAA